The Changchengzhania lutea genomic sequence CAAAAGACTTTATTGGAACTCGTGGACTACCATAATGCCACTATGAAAACCGTGCTAAAACATGGCACGTTGAAGAACTATTATTCCACAGAGCGGTACATAAAACGATTTCTAAAGGCAAAGATAAAGTCCAGTGATATCTATTTAAAACAATTATCCTATAGTTTTATCATTGATTTTGAGCAGTACCTAAGAAAAGGGCCATCAATCAACAAGGGACAACCTTTGCACAACAACGGCGTGATGAAACATCTGGAACGCCTAAAAAAATTAATGAATTTGTCACTTCAATTGGAATGGATAGAGAAAGACCCTTTTGTACGTTTCAAACTTAAATTCACGAAGTACCAACGTGAATACCTATCGGAAACAGAACTTCAAATATTTGAAGCAGGTATATTAAAAGAAGCGCATCATATAAATGTAAGGGATGTCTTTGTGTTTTCATGCTATACAGGACTATCCTATACCGATGTGAGGTCACTTACAGACCATAACATCGTTAGGGGTATCGATGGCGATTATTGGATCTTTACCCAACGGGAAAAGACCGCACAGCCTGTTAAAATCCCATTACTGGATAAAGCACTGGACATCATCAAAAAGTATGATAATGGTGTAGAGCACAACTCAAAACTACTACCAGTATTTAGTAACCAAAAAACAAATGCTTATTTAAAAGAAATAACGGCTCAATTTGAAATAAGCAAGAACATCAGCTTCCATTCCGCCCGACATACCTTTGCAACAACAGTAACCCTATCAAATGGTGTACCCATAGAAACGGTATCAAAACTATTGGGGCATTCCAAATTGTCAACGACTCAAGTCTATGCTAGGGTTATTGAACAAAAAGTCAGTGCCGATATCAGAAATTTAAGAATGAAGCTCAACAATAAAACATTTAACCAGAAGTCTCAGCAGATTTCCACAAATTGATGTCCTTTTAAGGAGACAATCTTATTAATCCAATATAGGCACAAGGTAAGCCCGTAAAATGTTTCCATCAAAAGAGTTCGGCATAATCAGGCTCGTGCCTCGCTCTTTTTATTCCACTTCCTTTTGAGCTAAAATTTTACTAGCACTTTGGATTGTACAAATATTGTTTAATCTAAAATCATTTTATTATGGAAACAAAAGCAAAACAAAACGGAGCAGCAAAAAGACAAAATGCAACCGTTAAAAAGGAAGTACAAAAGAAGTTGACAGAGGAAGCTATTGGAAAATCGACTGCACCCAAAAAAGCAGAAGTGCCTCAAAAAACACCTGTTAATTTGGATGACCGCATCCAGAACTTTGAAAAGCTGAAAGGACTAGCAACTCAGCGAGAACGATTGACCGAAACCTTGAGCGAACTGACTAAGTTCAATTACAACCAAGGCGATTCCGCTTCGTTCCACATCAGGGATTCACACAATCTGGAGTTTAAAACGACCAATACGAATCTGATTAAATTGGTAACAACCCATTTACAGACCACTTTGGAAACTCGAAAGTCAGAGATTGAAAAACAGATTGTTCAATTTGAACTCTGATATTTTTCAGAACCTTAAAACAGGAAACCTGCTCGTAAGAGTAGGTTTTTTTTATCCGCGCTTTGTTGTGCCAAATACTTTTGAGATCAACTAGTTTTATGCCAGTATCTGTTAAGGTTATTATATTTAAATAGTATAATTAAAACACATAATATGTATTAAAAACGTATATTTGAGTTATTATAAAAGTATTATGGGCGCATTAGAATTAAGAAATAAATTAATAGAACAGTTTAATTTATTCATTCAGGATGATTCAAAACTTATGGCTTTGGATGGTATTTTTGATTCTATAAATACAACTGAAGCGCCATCGATCGTTTCTGAAGAACACTACAAAATTGTTGAAGCACGTCGTAACAAAAGACTAACTGGAGAGACAAAAGGGCAAAGTTGGGAAGAGGTTAAAAGTAGGTTGAAAAAGAAGTATGGCTTCTAAACTGACCATTGAACCTGAAGCACAGATTGAAATTGAAGAAGCCATAGATTGGTATGAATCTAAACAAACTGGACTTGGCGAAGAATTTTACAATTACTTAGATGGCTATTTCAAAACCTTAAAAGAGGCGACGTCATTATTTCCAATTAAACGTAAACCTGTATTTAGGGAATTACCATTAAAACGATTTCCATATGTAATTATCTATGAGCATACTGAATCGGAAATTTTTGTGTATTCGGTATTCAACACGCATCAAGACCCAATTAAAAAAATCAAATAATAGTTTATTTTATCCTAATTCCCATGCTTTTATATAATAACCAGAGGATCAAAACCAATATTAATTATATACGTTCTTTGTTCTCTATAGTGTTTGTTTCTTTATGAATTGATACTTGTCAATAGCTAATGATTTATCTCTCATGTTAGGAATAGACAAAATCATAGCATTAATAAACTTCTTTGTTTCATCGATAAAAAATTCAACTACTTTTTTATTAACTAAATGAACCATTCCATAAGTGTCAGATTCGATTAATTTTTTTCTGTAAGGAATGAATAGATTCGCTTATATTTGTTCAAAACTTCTATTTCAAAATCATTATTATTTCCTGTTGGATGATATTCTATAGTTAATTTATTTCCATGAGAAATTGCATTTCTAATTTGAAAAAGAAAGTTTATACTTTTCCATAATTCGCTGTCTTTTTCATTAATCGCTTTTTTTAAATCTTGGTTATAAACTAATTCCCAGTTTTTCCCTAATTCCCGAAAAAAAGAATTGTCAATAGTTTTTTCTAAATCCAAAAGTATTCTCGTATAGAATTCTTTGTCTTTTTCTGAAAAATTCTCAACATCATAAAATCGTTGTTCAATCGATGAGTTAATTATCTGGCCACTCATTCCTTCAATTAGAGTAGTGCATTGGATTAATACCGTATAATAAATTCCACGAAGTTCTTTTTTGTTTTTGGACGTTATTGCCATTAAAAATTTAATCGATTTAAATATTTCATAAAATGGATAATAATCGTAAGAAGAAAAGTCCATTTTATTTAATGTCAGATTACTAATGGATAAGTTGAGTAGTATTGTCCGAGAAGTCTAGTTTTTGAGAAAAAGATTGTCAATTAATCTTTTTTGGCAATCTTTTTTGAGTTTCTACTAATTACACCAAAAAATTGTTGTGTGTAGTTTTTATTAATTTTCTTCTATTTGGAATGAATTGATAATTTTACTCATTTTATATATTAATTTTTTTGCGCTTGTTTGATTAGTCCAAGACATAATTTGATAATATCTGGACTTACTTTCAATGATTGAATATCTATAAAAAACATGGTAGTTATCATCCATATCTACTCCTGTCATAGTAAATGTAATTTTCTTATCCTTTTTGTCCAATTCAAAGATTTCATCAAATACTTGAAAATCTTTAAGATTAGTTTCTTCTCTAAAATGATTTAAAACCACTTTGTAATATCCATTAATATCTGGTGCTGCATCATAAACTTTTCTCTCTATTTTTTTAAAAAAACCATCCTTTGATTCATCCATTAAAATAATGTAAAAATCATCTTTTAGATTCTCATATTCGAAAGTAGTGTGTCTATTTAATCCCGTTGTTTTACTTAGACTTTCTGGAATTAATATTGAGTATTTGTTTTCAACAACCTTTGTTTCGTACTTTTCGTTAACGCTATTTTTTTCTTTACAGGAGGCAAATATTATTAGTACAATTAAGTAGTGAATTTTATTCATATTGGTTTTAAGGCTTATTGGTCAGTATTGTCTTGGCAACGGTCTCGTATAAGAATAGTTGCGGGTTTACGTGCGAGGATTTTCCGCAGGAAAATCAGACGTAGTAAACTTGCAACGACCTTTGGTTAAGCTCAAAATTGAGCAATTATTTTTATACATTGTGTGTGCCCAGCATGGGCATCTTTTATTTACGGAAAGGTAAATAATTAATCTAGAGGGTGCAAGTCCCTTATGTACAGGAGTAACGTCTTGAAGCATTAGTAAGTCGCAAGGGTGAAAACCGTGAGGTTCTATCTGAAGGAAGCGGAACTACAAAACTCGGTACTGACGAACAGAAATCGTATACAGAGGCATATTTACTTGGGTAAGCAAGCACATCATTGTAACGCCCAACGAACACCAAAAGGGTAAATATGTAGATACGGCAGTGATTGAGAGAAAGAAGATGTCATTACCTGGGGAGGTCTCCAAAACTACGAGTTGGTTATTTGGAGAAGTCAGCAGAGGTCATAGTACCTACGGGAAACGAGTTGAGGCAATACCTCAGATGGTCTCACAAGTAGGGAAGGACAGAACATTAAATTACGTTGGAATTCGATTAGGATGCCTAGCTAGCCTAGTTTTAAACCAACAGGAGTACACGAATTATTAAACCTATGATTGAAAACGTATTATCAGCAACAAACCTTTTTAAAGCAACACGACAAGTGGAGCGCAATAAAGGCGCGAGCGGTGTAGATGGTATGAAAACAACGGAGCTTTCCGCTTATATATTAGAAAACCGTTCGACTATACTATCGACTATTCGCACAAACAGCTATAATCCAAATTCAATATTAGGAGTAACCATTCCAAAAGGACAGGGTAAAACCCGACTATTAGGAATACCAACTGTAGTCGATAGGTGGCTTCAAAAAGCGGTAAGTCAACAATTAATGGTTCATTTTGAATATGATTTTGAACCCGTTAGTTACGGTTTCCGTCCACAAAAGAACATCCAAAAAGCAGTATTACAAGCTCAAACGTATATCAATTCTGGTTATCAAGATATTGTAGATATTGATTTAGAAGGATTCTTTGACCAAGTAGACCACTGTATCTTACTGCAACTTATTTACCACAAGGTAAAATGTCCGACCACTTTGCGATTAATCCGAAAATGGCTTAGAGTTCCCATATTAATAGATGGAAAACTCCAAAAGCGCAGAAAAGGCATCCCGCAAGGCAGTCCAATTAGTCCCTTATTATCTAATATTATGTTAGATGTTTTGGACAAAGAAATGAAAAGCATGGGCTTGCGTTATGTTCGCTACGCTGATGATTTTAGCGTTTACGCCAAAAGCAAAAGCGAGGCTAAACAAATAGGAAATAGACTGTTTGTCTTCTTAAAAGATAAACTTAAATTACCTATAAACAAAGCCAAAAGTGGCATCCGCAGACCTGTAAACTTTGAGTTACTCGGGCATGGTTTTGTACCCATCTATAAAAAGGGTGTAAAAGGACAATATGTACTAGTGGTAGCCAATAAAAGTTGGGCAAAGTTTAAACGTAACCTAAAAAGTATAACCAAGAAAACCAAACCCATGTCGTTGTTAGAACGACTCGAACGACTTAATCAAGTCTGCCGAGGCTGGATGAACAATTACCGCTTAACCAACATCTATGCAAAAAGTAAAAAGCTAGATGAGTGGCTAAGAAATCGGTTGCGCTATTGTATTTGGCACGATTGGAAGAAACTAGAACGGAAACGTAAAAACCTAATTCAATTAGGTATAGAAATCGGACAAGCCTATGCTTGGAGTAGAACAAGAATGGGAGGCTGGGCAGTTGCTCAAAGTCCTATTCTAAAGACTACTATTACAGTCTCTAGACTTAAACGAAAAGGGTATAAACCTTTGTTAGATTACATTAATAATACGCAAACTTCAATTTGGTGAACCGCCGTATACGAGACCCGTACGTACGGTGGTGTGAGAGGCGCAGTGACGACTTTTAAGTCGTCACCCGTCTACTCAATGTGTGCTGTGAGGTGTCTATTGACACCGTAACTAAAATTAAGATGGAAGTAGACCTTCCGATTAGGGCTTTTAGGAGCACTAATCAAACCACTTTTATGATGTGCCAGCGGTAACAACGGTGCATGAAGCGATAGAAGAAAAGGCTGTTTAAAACAGTCAGGTGTGAATAAGAGAGATGAGCGAAAGCGAACCATCCGATGAAGTGACGAAAAGGCAAGTTGTTGTCAAAACCTAAGGACTATCGAGGTTTTAGGGATAAGTATAGCGGCAACCTAATTACTGGCTATACGGCAACCGTCATAAAGGAGGCATGACTTTTATTTAGGCTTTATTTTGGAACACAGGAAACCTAAACAAAGTATGAAAGGGAAAAACCAAGCAGGAAGTACCTGTAAGGCGATTACCAATATTTGTTTAGGTGGCGGATGAATCCGTATTAGTGTTGAAGCCTCTGTAATGGAAGTGGAGCAAAGGGATTCAATTATGTAGTTTAGAATTAAAAACAACTTAAAAAGTAAGGATGATTTTTAAGGAACAAACAAAGTCAGTACCCATTACAAAGATGATGGTATGGGATGCGTATAAACTGGTAAAAAGGAACAAAGGAAGTGCTGGAGTGGATTTACGGACCTTGGAGGAATTTGAAAAAGTTCGTTCTAAAGAATTGTATAAAATCTGGAATCGGTTATCTTCTGGGAGTTACTTTTCATCAAATGTTAAACGTGTAGATATTCCAAAAGACGGCGGTAAAACACGTCCATTAGGAATCCCAACGGTTGGCGACCGAATCGCACAGCAGGTTATCAAAACGTATATCGAACCGCGCTTGGATGCTGAATTTATGGACAACTCTTATGGTTATAGACCAAACAAGAGTGCGCACCAAGCTGTAAAAGAAGTGCAGAAAAACGCACGAAAATACAGTTGGGTAATAGATTTAGATATTCAAGAATTTTTTGAGAATGTCAACCACGAATTACTCTTTAAAGCGCTACAAGTTCATGTTCCTGAAACATGGGTGCAAATGTATATTAAGAGATGGTTAGAAGCACCTATCCAACTTGAAGATGGTACATTAATACACTCAAAAGGAAAAGGAACTCCGCAGGGAGGAGTAATTAGTCCATTGCTATCCAATTTGTTTTTACATTATTGTATAGATAAATGGCTTGCAAGTCATTTTCCTGAAATACAAATGGTTCGTTATGCTGATGATATGATTATTCATTGCAGCACACAACGGGAAGCAAAGTATTTGCTTGATAAAGTAACCGAACGTTT encodes the following:
- a CDS encoding site-specific integrase, producing the protein MQTSKTFSIHFWLNTAKRKNGIAPVYARVTVNGKRAEISLKRYQSVTSWDPKTKRAKPRTPNAPALNAYLDQVYANLLGCQKQLLSEFKLITSRAIKARYLGEDENQKTLLELVDYHNATMKTVLKHGTLKNYYSTERYIKRFLKAKIKSSDIYLKQLSYSFIIDFEQYLRKGPSINKGQPLHNNGVMKHLERLKKLMNLSLQLEWIEKDPFVRFKLKFTKYQREYLSETELQIFEAGILKEAHHINVRDVFVFSCYTGLSYTDVRSLTDHNIVRGIDGDYWIFTQREKTAQPVKIPLLDKALDIIKKYDNGVEHNSKLLPVFSNQKTNAYLKEITAQFEISKNISFHSARHTFATTVTLSNGVPIETVSKLLGHSKLSTTQVYARVIEQKVSADIRNLRMKLNNKTFNQKSQQISTN
- a CDS encoding addiction module protein; its protein translation is MSYYKSIMGALELRNKLIEQFNLFIQDDSKLMALDGIFDSINTTEAPSIVSEEHYKIVEARRNKRLTGETKGQSWEEVKSRLKKKYGF
- a CDS encoding type II toxin-antitoxin system RelE/ParE family toxin, which codes for MASKLTIEPEAQIEIEEAIDWYESKQTGLGEEFYNYLDGYFKTLKEATSLFPIKRKPVFRELPLKRFPYVIIYEHTESEIFVYSVFNTHQDPIKKIK
- the ltrA gene encoding group II intron reverse transcriptase/maturase, which codes for MIENVLSATNLFKATRQVERNKGASGVDGMKTTELSAYILENRSTILSTIRTNSYNPNSILGVTIPKGQGKTRLLGIPTVVDRWLQKAVSQQLMVHFEYDFEPVSYGFRPQKNIQKAVLQAQTYINSGYQDIVDIDLEGFFDQVDHCILLQLIYHKVKCPTTLRLIRKWLRVPILIDGKLQKRRKGIPQGSPISPLLSNIMLDVLDKEMKSMGLRYVRYADDFSVYAKSKSEAKQIGNRLFVFLKDKLKLPINKAKSGIRRPVNFELLGHGFVPIYKKGVKGQYVLVVANKSWAKFKRNLKSITKKTKPMSLLERLERLNQVCRGWMNNYRLTNIYAKSKKLDEWLRNRLRYCIWHDWKKLERKRKNLIQLGIEIGQAYAWSRTRMGGWAVAQSPILKTTITVSRLKRKGYKPLLDYINNTQTSIW
- the ltrA gene encoding group II intron reverse transcriptase/maturase, with translation MIFKEQTKSVPITKMMVWDAYKLVKRNKGSAGVDLRTLEEFEKVRSKELYKIWNRLSSGSYFSSNVKRVDIPKDGGKTRPLGIPTVGDRIAQQVIKTYIEPRLDAEFMDNSYGYRPNKSAHQAVKEVQKNARKYSWVIDLDIQEFFENVNHELLFKALQVHVPETWVQMYIKRWLEAPIQLEDGTLIHSKGKGTPQGGVISPLLSNLFLHYCIDKWLASHFPEIQMVRYADDMIIHCSTQREAKYLLDKVTERFKQCGLRVHPQKTKIVYCKKQGRNLKGLPVQFDFLGFSFRPIMIKLRKGGFFLQYDCKMSRKSKKRILKDLRELNIHNKTQSNLQDLAFMLNPKIRGWINYYGKIKRNALKPVFYYLHHRIIKWILNKYKRFKRSRVLAVKWLRRITKDYPNMFYHWALGYQLT